In a single window of the Polyangia bacterium genome:
- a CDS encoding protein kinase: MTKESAPVKEGEILAGKYRVGRTLGQGGMGIVVAATHIQLEQRIALKLLLPSVLEYPDVVTRFTREAQAAAKIQGEHVSRVLDVGSLESGIPFMVMEYLEGEDLEQTLARRGPLPIAEAVDCVLQTCEAVAEAHALGIIHRDLKPANLFLAQRPGGKSIVKVLDFGISKTPASADNPGLTQTTSTLGSPPYMSPEQVRSTRSADARSDIWSLGVVLYELLTSRRAFNAESLPAIYVAILDQNPQPPRVYRTEIPPALDAIVMRCLQKSPALRYPDVAALAAALSPFGPPGSSQSVERIAHMLGVSPPIAAAIAVTPSGSVPAVALQETLPSPPTHVRAAPLAASPDTSPTPGRLSRMIILVAILAIGVSGTAYWLAGRNKLALLNPGASAPAAPKAIVPAEASAPGIAPTAAPQKAAAAARSTPARHPGPSSKQRERAHGSGAAVETLAPADDPRTPSPVVHAPSAPPSALCADLLERESLGETLTPAERAAYSRQCNK; encoded by the coding sequence ATGACGAAAGAGTCAGCCCCCGTAAAAGAAGGCGAGATCCTCGCCGGCAAGTACCGCGTCGGTCGCACCCTTGGACAAGGGGGAATGGGGATCGTCGTTGCCGCCACGCACATCCAGCTTGAACAACGAATTGCCCTGAAATTGCTGCTTCCCAGCGTATTGGAATACCCGGACGTGGTGACGCGGTTCACGCGCGAGGCGCAGGCCGCCGCCAAGATTCAAGGCGAGCACGTGTCGCGCGTGCTGGACGTTGGTTCGCTCGAATCCGGAATTCCGTTCATGGTGATGGAGTATCTCGAAGGCGAGGACCTGGAACAGACCCTGGCCCGCCGCGGACCGCTGCCCATCGCAGAAGCAGTCGACTGCGTGTTGCAGACGTGCGAGGCGGTCGCCGAGGCGCACGCGCTGGGCATCATTCATCGCGACCTCAAGCCGGCGAATCTGTTTCTCGCCCAGCGACCGGGCGGCAAGTCCATCGTCAAGGTTCTCGACTTCGGAATTTCAAAGACCCCGGCATCCGCCGACAATCCCGGCTTGACCCAGACGACGTCAACGCTTGGTTCGCCACCATACATGTCACCCGAGCAGGTCAGATCCACGCGTTCCGCTGACGCGCGCTCGGACATCTGGTCGCTGGGCGTTGTTCTTTACGAGCTGTTGACGTCTCGACGGGCCTTCAACGCCGAATCGTTGCCGGCGATCTATGTGGCCATCCTTGACCAGAATCCCCAGCCGCCGCGTGTCTACCGGACCGAGATTCCACCGGCACTGGATGCCATCGTGATGCGCTGTTTGCAGAAATCGCCGGCGCTGCGGTATCCGGACGTGGCGGCGCTGGCCGCTGCGCTCAGCCCGTTCGGGCCACCCGGCAGTTCCCAGTCGGTCGAGCGCATCGCGCACATGCTGGGTGTATCGCCACCCATTGCGGCCGCGATCGCCGTAACGCCGTCAGGTTCCGTTCCGGCGGTTGCCTTGCAGGAGACGCTTCCGTCGCCGCCAACGCACGTCCGGGCGGCCCCTCTGGCGGCGTCGCCTGACACCTCTCCAACGCCCGGTCGTCTGTCCCGAATGATTATCTTGGTGGCGATCTTGGCGATCGGAGTGTCAGGCACCGCCTATTGGCTAGCTGGTCGGAACAAACTGGCGCTGCTGAATCCGGGTGCCAGTGCGCCCGCGGCGCCGAAGGCAATTGTGCCCGCCGAAGCTTCTGCTCCCGGAATAGCTCCTACCGCCGCCCCACAGAAGGCAGCAGCCGCAGCGCGATCGACGCCGGCCCGGCACCCTGGACCGTCTTCGAAACAGCGCGAGCGTGCGCACGGCAGCGGCGCCGCGGTAGAAACGTTGGCGCCGGCAGATGATCCCAGGACGCCGTCGCCGGTCGTCCATGCTCCCAGCGCGCCGCCGTCCGCTCTCTGCGCGGACCTTTTAGAGCGCGAGAGTCTGGGTGAGACTTTGACTCCCGCAGAACGGGCCGCGTACAGTCGGCAGTGCAATAAATGA